AAATGCATGCCAGCGGGCTGGAAATTTTTTgaggatatatttttatatgtcTAGTCCACAAAAGTTGGAAACAACCTGGAATTTCGGggaaatttgattattttttagaaaaacgATCAATAATTTTCAAGAGAGGAATGGATTGGGGAAGTACATTGACGAAGTCAACGATAATGTGCTGTTGTAGGCTGAGAAGATGACAGACCGTTAATAACAATTTGGGTGAAGTTTATCTTTGTAATAAATACAGTTTGTTGCGAAGATATGTCTAATCTTGCTGATTTCTGGACTAAACGtgttcttccttttttcatATTACGTTTCTTCTTGgcccataatttttttaaatatggaTGGTGGTATACAATTTACATGGTATGATCTATGAAGTGATATTCTCTCAGAGATATGGCTTTTTGGGAGCGCTTTTGAACTTCTCTGAACTGAAGCAACATAGGCAAGGTCATCCTGGTTCTTGTTATGGCATGAATGAATATCTCATGGTAAGTCtccaaagtaaaagagagagagttatgATGTTCCCAAATCTATGGCGCTCCTACTTGTCCTAAACTTCATGAAAATATTCACACATCTTCGTATGTATAGAAAATACAGCAGGCTGATATTATCCATCGATGGGAAGGTTTGGCACCTTGATGTTGGGTCTTCACCACCCCGAGCTGTAGTATGCTCCAAGGGTTGTGCTGTTAGCATTTTCTAAATCTTAAGTAGATGTGCTCGAACTATTCAGTCCTTATCTGTTCTTTTGTTGTAGAATGTAGCATCCTTAACCTACCCAGAAACCCTTGACGAAAGTGTCTTTTAAGTTGATTTTATGGGTTGTCTTCCTTGTGATTACTTAGTCCTTGCTGAGACTGTCAAAATTTCGTCATTATGCTAACCAATgcagattttgatttttcaagatttcACCTACTGACAGCTGATTTTCTAGACAGATATGTACATAAAGCCTCAACGGCCAACCAGACTAAACTAATGACAGATTGAAGTTCTTGACAGATAAGATTGAACCACACACATGAAGAGGAAATCAATGTATCTGTCTTTCCTCATCAGATGAATCTATGCCCGGTGTGTCTGCAGTACCGGTGGTGGCAAAATGCTCCTGCCTCTTCTGGGCATATGATGGCTCTTTCATACGTTCATTGGCTTGGTTTTTCTAGAAAGTATTCCATAGAGATATATGCTTATGAAGTATTGACTTCTTTCCTCCTAGGACGGTGCATCAAATCAGGCACattaaaagaattatttctctAGGAGGCAAAACATAAATCTCTTTTCTCCTATCCCTCCGCGGGGGGTTGGCGGCGTGGCTGGGGGCTCTTGTGGGGGCTTTGTTAGAGAGAACCCTCTCCACACAACTCGGATAAAATGATGTGAACGGTTGGGCGGCAAAACATAACCTCCAGAATTTGCATTTTGCATGCTGACCATCAAATCATGTCACTTCATGCGCGTCCAGAAATGTTTATACCCGTCTTAATTTACTATATGTCCTATACATGCACAAATGTATAACTCCAAGAAGATTCTATCTTTATTTCTCGTATCGCCCCTTTTCAAACAATTGCTCCCCATCATGACGAATGGGATTCTTTGGTATTGCCACCCAGACCGAATCTATATCATTGTTTTTCTAGTAGCTTCCTTATGTTACAGAGAACCAAAAgatagaaagaagaagagaaactttATCACACACAAGTAGACCCAATATTCATTGCCAGATAATCACAAAACACAATTTACATAGAACCATGACACACCCACTAACTCAACCAACTTCTTCTCAGTCCATTTTCTTTGTGTGAGAACTTCTCTCTCACCACTACAGTTTTTGCTTCTCTATCCTAAGCAACCATCACACTTACCTTTGCAAAATCCCCACCAAGAATCACTCAAAGAGTGATCTTTATAAAGTAAACCAAGACGACAATAGACCCCAAGCAAGAGTAACTTCTAAAGACCCAAGGAATCATGCAACGCTGCTCTGGCCCTGGCCGCAGTCAGGATCGATTTAAGTCACATGTCCCGGACTTCGAAAATGTTGCGGTTCTTGACAACGATATCATACATGTGCATGGACTTGAGCTTGTTGAAGTCCTTGGGGAGCGAGATGAGATGGACGGTGGATCTCTTGTGGAATTGGAGGAGGTCCGGGTCGTCGTAGTACCTCTCCCACCCGAGTGAGGATAGCTTCCTCTCGAGGTCAGAATACGACGTGATCACCTCGTTCGTTGGGATGTGGATCAGCACCTTCCGCCGCCCGATGCCACCGGACACCTCGCCCCCTGGGTTCTCCACCAGCCGGACGACGCCGTTCTTGAACACCCAAACCCCAGACATCTTATAAATGTGAGACTGGAAGGAAGTAGAGTGTGCTGTGTGAGATTGGTTGATGAGCTGGCTGCTGTGGAGATGGCGAGTGATTGTGGCTTCTTTGATGCATATATATAGGCAAGGGACGTGATGCGGAGGAAGTATGTATCATCACCTCATAATAATGATTGGTCAGTTGGTAAGTGAATGTTAAGGGCCTCATAGGTGTCGGTTCACGGCCCAAGGCGGGGCCCACACACCGGGGGATTTATAGTGTAAGGATACATCCAGGGTCAGGGTGTTTGGGGACACACTTTGCCATCTTATGTGGGCATGATCAGATTGAGAAGAATCcgatctttctttttcctaagcCATTGAACCCACCATGGAATCTTTGTTTggaggggcaaaaaaaaaaaaaaaagattgagacgTATTCTAGAAGTGGATAGCAAAAGAATGtgactttgtttgtttgtgtatCGGGATTTatctaaggaaaaaaagacaCTAACCATTCTACAATTTTCATATGACTCTCTTATTTAAGCACCGTGACTTCCAAAAATCGATCATCTTTGTACTGTTGGAAATCACATGTAGCATTACTGTAAAAGAAATAGTTGATGGGTCTCACTGAAAATGTCAATACTCAAGATGCCAACACAAATTTGCCCGGAATTCAAAAATTAGGTTCAATTTGCTAAATACACGAAACCCcctaaaattagaaattaaaccCAAAATCCGAACGGAttgctcagagagagagagagtgccgaggagagagagagagagagaatgatgatggtggtgcCGACTGAAGGAGGAGTGCAGCCAACATGCCATCTGACGTGAAGCACTGATTTTGGTTTGCAATTGAAAAGAGGGCTCGGGTTTGGATTTGAATTGTAACTTAATTTCGTCTCAAATCCTCAAATTAGGGCAAGAAAGGGCTTAAATGACGATTgtttaaaacattttcaatgTCATCATTTCTCTGGTGAGTCACGTAGGATGATTTAATGTTAATGTAATGCCATGTAAAATTTTTAGATAAGATCGTTTATATAACTTAAAGTTATAGCATTTAAATAATTACTTGAAAGTGTACAACACTAAATTATAACACTAttaatgtcattttcctaatttaactGTATCAAGGCACTTGATAGATATACCGACTATTTATTTACACAAGCACCATCATGTGATAATATATGAAGAGATTTGATTATACCAAGTAATATATTTTAAGATATGGATTACCAAATTATGAGTATTAAATTTGCATTATCTACACCATTGGCACATCAACCTCGATAAAGTTGTTtggtccttcttcttctttttttatccttcCTCTTCTATTTTCCACTAGCAATTGCAAATACACTTTTGCAAGCATATGAGGTCACTGCCTTAGATCGGGACCTTCGACTGAAGCTCGATACCTTCAAGATTTGAGGTATCttaagatttaaaattttcaactgAAGCTTGATTGGGACCTTAGATCGAAGCCTTCAACTGAAGCTCGAGATCTTCAAGATTTGGAAATTTCTCTATACAAAAAAATCAGTGCCAACATCAAATTCATCCTGTTTGTTAACCTATACATGTTTTGCATCATCCTCAAATTCAAACTTTCCAATGAACTTTAAGATGATATTATAGAGTAAGAGATACCGAGTTTGATTCAAAGCCACCTAGAAacttatgataaagaaaaggTAGATAATACAACGCGgttttttatcttaaaaaactTGGTTAGAGATGACAGAAGTACAAATGTTAGCTCACATGATTTAATTTCTTTAGGAAGTGATTACTTCAAAATGAGTATTTGAACAAGTGAGACACCTGCAGACACTCCATAAGAATTTAGCACATCGTTTTGCAAACACAAATCTTTATGCCCTGGCAAGGAACTAGCCAGCTAGCAAACTAGCGTTATTAAAAGAGGAATAACACACTATAGTTACTTTTCAATTTATATGACTATATAATAAAGGCGAACTATTGAATATAACGCTGGAATTTTATGCCCTAACTGGAAAGTGAGGGGATTCTCATTGCATGAAGAGGGTTAGGAGTAGGAAAGGCAGTGTCTCCTTTTCCACGAAACTGTGAATGGTTGCCCGGAAAGATCATGTAACACAGTTTGGCATGTGGGGGTGGACCAAGTTGAAAGAGATTCTCAAATCTTGGTTAATGCCAAGCTTCTTTTGCATTACAGAATATTAGTTATTTATGCACCAATGTCTGGCCGCCCCAAATGCATGTTTTGCCTAACTGTTGACTACTTTACActctatatataatataataatgttCCTTTTCATTGGTTTTTGTAGCAATCTTCAACTGAAAAGTTTCTTCTATCCAGCATTTTCCTTTCACATTGATCGGGTAAGCGAAGAATAGGGACACGTTTCTAGTTACTGCGAATGTTAGTCTTTTGTCTACGAAACCGCTGTCTGAATGCCACCTTTTgttaaataataagaaaaagaaagtagaatCTTTAAGGGTTGAGGGTGCATGATGTTCTCTAATATATATCTTATTCCAATGGAAACTGGAGAACAACCcatggtttttctttatttattttttatggctGCCTAGTAACAATACCCTAGAAGAACCCTAATTAGTTTACTTTGTTCCCGGTCGACTATTAGGACCTTTGCACgcgtattaaaaagaaagatgcCAATTGAAATTGATTGCCGACATGTTGAAGATGCCACTTAcctaaacaagagaaaaaaaacgaAAGTGAAGAGAATTACAAACTATATATCCTGCCAAACCATTGACCATATTAATCATCCTACACATTTTAAAAAGGTGGGCACAAAATGTGCTTTTACCAGTTCTCAACTAAAATATAAGAAGAGTTACAGTTTTATCCTTGAAAAGTCATGTTAGAGCACATGcgcaaatggaaaaataaaccTCTCCGAAAGTTGAGGGACAGATGTGCACTACACCGAAAATTTAGGGGGTTTTTTGACCTTATTTTTGTACTATTAGTACTGAATTTGAATGTACAATTGCTTACTCTGAAAACACTTAACCCATTAAAGTACAATCGAGATCTATTATACAGCTCAAGGCTCCACCTTAAGTGAAGTGTAATTAGCTGATGAAGATCCTAACCGTGTGAATATGATATGAGtggttgaaaattaaaattgaagttCACTGGTGCACAATAAAACAACAACTCATAAATGGAAGAAAGATAGGCGGGAGGAATTGAACTCGAGTCCTCTGACTCCAATATCATTGCGAAGTTTTGAGTGAAATACCATGTAcaattaaaaaacttaagctaTCGGAGTATATTGTGAGGAgtatattttatcaattgacgCTTTGTCATCTTTATTTTGGTTAGAATCTATCCTATCCAATCAgtagaaggaaaataaaaacaagggCAAAAGGTGATGTGTGCGAGTGTATGGCTTTAGTGAATGCACTCTCTCTTTATCCAGCAAGATGGTCGCCTACTTGCTACAACTTTGCTTCATCATCCTCGTGACACATGGTCCTCCTCATGCTCTCACTGACCCTCTTAAAGCCAGCATTGCCTCTTGCCTTGACAAGGATCTCTGTGCTTGGTTTTTGTGTGCTGTGTGCTTTATAAAGACGACCATTTTAATTTGTCACCTTCTTCCAGATTCTTCTTGATCCTTTTATATGTTGGACCACCTCAGAATTTCTATCTAATGTTCTCTTTTAtgttggttggtccaaaaatatCCCATAGGAAAGTCAATGAAGTTTCTTTTTAGCTGATTTTATAA
The nucleotide sequence above comes from Eucalyptus grandis isolate ANBG69807.140 chromosome 2, ASM1654582v1, whole genome shotgun sequence. Encoded proteins:
- the LOC104426130 gene encoding flowering-promoting factor 1-like protein 3, which encodes MSGVWVFKNGVVRLVENPGGEVSGGIGRRKVLIHIPTNEVITSYSDLERKLSSLGWERYYDDPDLLQFHKRSTVHLISLPKDFNKLKSMHMYDIVVKNRNIFEVRDM